One Equus quagga isolate Etosha38 chromosome 5, UCLA_HA_Equagga_1.0, whole genome shotgun sequence genomic window carries:
- the TMCO2 gene encoding transmembrane and coiled-coil domain-containing protein 2 — translation MSTSSSSIWNTITDYLSLSSIWNWLQAALLGETSVPQQTNLGPLDNLAPALQVVLGIFFLILLGVGVYALWKQSVRSIQRILLFVITLYKLYKKGSDFFQAFLVNPEGTVLPSQDNKLFLSLGLQEKILKKLQMVETKVKDLEGMISSQIPSVKRDCSSEPYCSCSDCQSPLPTSGFTSTSEM, via the exons ATGTCAACATCTTCATCTTCTATCTGGAACACCATCACAGATTATCTCTCTCTGAGCTCAATATGGAATTGGCTACAAGCAGCTCTTCTGGGAGAGACTAGTGTGCCTCAGCAAACAAATTTGGGGCCACTAGATAATCTTGCTCCGGCTCTGCAAGTTGTCCTGgggattttctttttgattttgttggGAGTAGGAGTATATGCCTTATGGAAACAAAGTGTTCGGTCAATTCAG agaatATTGCTTTTTGTAATCACTCTCTACAAGCTTTACAAGAAGGGCTCAGATTTTTTTCAGGCTTTTCTGGTCAACCCAGAAGGAACTGTTCTCCCGAGTCAAGACAATAAGCTCTTCCTGTCCTTGGGTCTGcaagagaaaattctgaaaaaactTCAGATGGTGGAAACCAAAGTGAAGGACCTGGAGGGGATGATCAGTTCCCAAATACCTTCCGTGAAGAGGGATTGCTCCTCTGAGCCCTACTGCAGCTGCTCCGACTGCCAGAGTCCCTTGCCCACATCAGGGTTTACTTCCACATCCGAAATGTGA